From a region of the Equus przewalskii isolate Varuska chromosome 2, EquPr2, whole genome shotgun sequence genome:
- the PNRC2 gene encoding proline-rich nuclear receptor coactivator 2, whose product MGGGERYNIPAPQSRNVSKNQQQLNRQKTKDQNSQMKIVHKKKERGHTYNSSAAAWQAMQNGGKNKNFPNNHSSLSGPSLLFKSQTNQNYAGAKFSEPPSPSVLPKPPSHWVPVSFNPSDKEIMTFQLKTLLKVQV is encoded by the coding sequence ATGGGTGGCGGAGAGAGGTATAACATTCCAGCCCCTCAATCTAGAAATGTTAGTAAGAACCAACAACAGCTTAATAGACAGAAGACCAAGGATCAGAATTCCCAGATGAAGATTgttcataagaaaaaagaaagaggacataCTTATAACTCATCAGCAGCTGCATGGCAGGCCATGCAAAATGggggaaagaacaaaaattttccaaataatcaCTCTAGCTTATCAGGTCCCAGCTTGCTTTTTAAGTCTCAAACTAATCAGAACTATGCTGGAGCCAAATTTAGTGAGCCGCCATCCCCAAGTGTTCTTCCTAAACCACCAAGCCACTGGGTTCCTGTTTCTTTTAATCCTTCTGATAAGGAAATAATGACATTTCAACTTAAAACCTTACTTAAAGTACAGGTATAA